DNA from Mugil cephalus isolate CIBA_MC_2020 chromosome 5, CIBA_Mcephalus_1.1, whole genome shotgun sequence:
TGAGAGCTGAGCTGGCCCACGCTACTTCTTCCCCTCCACCATAATGATGTGGTACCCAAACTTTGTCTTAACAGGTGGGTCTGTGTAGACGGGTTTATCCATGGAGCTGATGGGCAGGGCAAACGCTGCCTCCTGGAACGGTCCAACCATCGACCCTCGCGTCATCCACCCCAGGTCGCCCTGTCAGGAACACAAGAGTAATGAGGGAAACGTGCATTGTTCTGCTAACATAGCTGTAAAACAGGGAGGCCTAAAGCTTAAATGCAAGAAGTATTTTGACTAGTATGAATAAAAGTGTGTCCCTTCccgatttcttattttttgcatgtttgtcaaacctaaatgtttcagatcatcaaacaaatttaaatagaatacaaacacatggtttatcacacctgagttcagtttctctggCCACAACTGTTCTCAATCTAGACTGAGATcaatcagtctggaaaaggttataaagccatttctaaagctccAGTTAACCACAGTGATggtcattatccacaaatggtgaaaacatggaacagtggtgaaccttccagGGAGTGGCcggccgaccaaaattaccccaagagagCAGCAATGACTCGCTGcattgtgtaatgtgtgtgttgttgtggggtcacaaaagaccccacaacagcacccaaagaactgcaggcctcacttccCTCAGTTCAGGTCATGAGTTCATGACTCCTGGGCAAAAATGACTGGAATGGAAGAGTTCAAGGCCAAAatcactgctgagcaaaaagaagaTAAAGACTCATCTCAGTTTTGATGATCCcaaagacttttgggaaaatactctgtccGGCCGGTCTATTCATGTCCTCAAGTTGAACGTTGGTTCTGCAACAGGACAATGATCTAAAACACAcgagcaagtccacctctgaacgGCTGAAgagaacaaaatgaagactttggattGGCCTAGttctattgagatgctgtggtatgaccttaaaaaggagcttcatgctaaaaaaaaaccctctaaCGTGGCTGAATAACAACAATTGTGCAAAGATGAGTCAGCCAGAATTCCTCCCCAgcgctgtaaaagactcattgtgAGGTGTTGCAAACGCTTGACCTTTTTCACACAAGatcatgtaggtttggatttagcTTTCCCTCAATAATAGAaagcttaatttaaaaactgcattttgtgtttacttgtgttatctttgatcAATTAAATTAACtcgatgatctgaaacatttaggtgtgaaaaccatgcaaaaaaaaaaaaaaaaagaaatgaggaagagCGCCAACGCGTCTTCACACCGCTGCATGTGGTGTTGGTGTGATCAGTTTCGCAGTGGCTAATAATAAGAATGAGTACATCTACAGAGTCTGTAACAACATAGTACTCATTTGAATTACTGGACATTTAAGAATGAGTGTACTATTCAGTGTAGACTGAGTCACCCATGACCATGATATTTAGATCACAAAATCCTGGTATTCACCTCCTTTGTGTTCAGTCACAAACCAATCTTAATTTTTTCAAACGTGGGAACTTTTGCGTGCGATTTAGATTTCTTCTGATTGAGTTTCATTTGTAACAATGACCTCATCACCTCAAAAGTGGCTGATATCTCCGAGCTATGGGACTCTCTGGAGGCCGTAATTCAGGGGAAACTAACAGTtgccaaaacaaaatcaactcaaGTGAAATGCATATCTTAACttgactgaaatattaaaaaaataaataaacaaaataccaAGGTGCTCAAGAAATGCAACTGTTATAAGAACACGTACAACATTTTTACAGACGAGGCGACATAGGAAACAATAGACAGACAAAATATAAGAGAGATTTATATAATGTAACATGACCTATGACCTCAACGTGAGACGAAGTGTTTTGTTCATAAAAGGAAGAAATTGATGAGTCATGACAAAGTGGAAGGCGCTTACCGatattatatagatatatatatcaTACTATATTTGATTTATGACAATTAAAGTTATCAAATTTCAAGATGTTGGATCTGTACATGCCTTTCTTTGATGAACACTTTCAAACCATGGCTGTTctgtatttgcttttttttaatgttcagattatttttgttttcttgtttcaacggcaaaaaaaatattaaagttaaaaaaatattactcagtacgacaaaaaaaaaaaaaaaaagagcgcaACACCGCACAAATGCGTGTGAGGGCATGTGCTTACTCCTTGTCTAGCTTTGTCTTCACTGTACTGTGACGCTACTTCACTGAAACGGACTCCAGCCTTCAGTTTCTCCATTGCCTCCATGCACTTTCCATGTTTTTCGCAGAGGATATGCCGGACCTGGAGGCAAACAGGGATCATGAAAGCA
Protein-coding regions in this window:
- the pin4 gene encoding peptidyl-prolyl cis-trans isomerase NIMA-interacting 4; its protein translation is MPPKGKGGKGGKGAASGSADTDKKEKGPKGGTSVKVRHILCEKHGKCMEAMEKLKAGVRFSEVASQYSEDKARQGGDLGWMTRGSMVGPFQEAAFALPISSMDKPVYTDPPVKTKFGYHIIMVEGKK